In Symmachiella dynata, the following are encoded in one genomic region:
- a CDS encoding coproporphyrinogen-III oxidase family protein has translation MSSETSTTTEIGSYFVTNYPPYSLWKRENVHEIVEAFEQPPRREGPLGLYIHIPFCRKRCKFCYFRVYTDQNAKAIENYVQALIKEVALLAEQPGIAGRKFDFVYFGGGTPSYLSAKQLKSLRDRLHHSISWDDAREVTFECEPGTLSLDKVKTLRDIGVTRVSLGVENFDDKILEENGRAHLTPEVERAYGWIQDVGFPQVNIDLIAGMVGETDENWADCVDKAGKMSPDNITIYQMELPYNTIISKEMQEGGLASPVASWATKRRWVDEAFNTLAGVGYKVSSGNEVVKNLETDKFIYRDSLFRGIDLLGTGVASFGHFQGVHYQNLDQLNDYVAACDEGRLPVNRALTPSPHQTLIREVILQLKEGRISGEPFRQKFGVDIFEEFRDAFAAQQAAGYLTVEGDDVILTRRGLLQVDSLLTEYFEEEHREVRYT, from the coding sequence ATGAGTAGCGAAACTTCGACGACCACCGAAATTGGCAGTTATTTCGTCACAAATTATCCTCCCTATTCGCTCTGGAAACGGGAGAACGTGCATGAGATCGTTGAGGCCTTCGAGCAACCGCCGCGGCGCGAAGGGCCGTTGGGGCTGTATATTCACATCCCCTTTTGCCGCAAGCGGTGCAAGTTTTGTTACTTCCGCGTTTACACCGATCAAAACGCCAAGGCGATCGAAAATTATGTGCAGGCGCTGATCAAAGAGGTCGCCCTGTTGGCCGAACAACCGGGAATTGCCGGGCGCAAATTTGATTTTGTCTATTTTGGCGGCGGGACGCCATCGTACCTCAGCGCCAAGCAATTGAAATCATTGCGCGATCGCCTGCATCATTCGATTTCTTGGGACGATGCCCGCGAGGTCACGTTTGAATGCGAGCCGGGGACGTTGAGTTTGGATAAAGTCAAAACGCTCCGCGATATCGGCGTGACGCGCGTTTCGCTGGGAGTCGAGAATTTCGACGATAAGATCCTTGAAGAAAATGGACGGGCGCATCTGACTCCGGAGGTCGAGCGGGCCTACGGCTGGATTCAGGATGTCGGCTTTCCGCAAGTGAATATCGATCTGATTGCCGGGATGGTCGGCGAGACGGACGAGAACTGGGCGGATTGCGTCGACAAAGCGGGCAAGATGTCGCCCGATAACATTACGATCTATCAGATGGAATTGCCCTACAACACGATCATCTCCAAGGAGATGCAGGAGGGGGGCTTGGCGTCACCGGTGGCGAGTTGGGCGACCAAACGCCGTTGGGTGGACGAGGCATTCAATACGCTGGCGGGGGTGGGCTACAAAGTCAGCAGCGGGAACGAAGTGGTCAAGAACCTGGAAACCGACAAGTTCATTTATCGCGACAGTCTGTTCCGCGGGATCGATTTGTTGGGGACGGGCGTGGCCTCGTTTGGGCATTTTCAAGGGGTGCATTATCAAAACCTGGATCAGCTCAACGATTATGTCGCTGCGTGTGACGAAGGACGGTTGCCGGTCAATCGCGCACTGACTCCGTCGCCGCATCAGACATTGATTCGCGAAGTGATTTTACAACTCAAAGAGGGCCGCATCAGTGGCGAGCCGTTCCGCCAGAAGTTCGGCGTCGATATTTTCGAGGAATTCCGCGACGCCTTCGCCGCTCAGCAAGCTGCCGGCTATTTAACCGTCGAGGGCGACGACGTGATTCTCACGCGCCGCGGATTGTTGCAAGTCGATTCGCTGCTGACGGAATATTTTGAAGAAGAACATCGCGAGGTGCGGTATACGTAG
- a CDS encoding NAD(P)/FAD-dependent oxidoreductase, with amino-acid sequence MADDWKFCKATAGSDAFCPPVEDAYDVIVVGGGPAGATVATLLAEFGHSVVLFERAGQQRFHVGESLIPETYWTLERLGLIDQLQASAFTKKYSVQFVNENNQESAPFYFDKHNPHESSQTWQVVRAEFDRMLLENAVKKGAVIHSAAQVQDVRFDGERAVGVRVKLAGEDDPRNVSAKVVVDATGQSAFLASRLKLKVPDPKLKMGTVWSYFRNARRDPGRDEGATLIIQTPGKKSWFWYIPLPDNIVSVGCTGTMEYMFAAGRGSAADVFTQEAERSTAITARLAESTRCDDFHTTKDFSYSSRQGAGDGWMLVGDALGFIDPVYSSGVYLALKSGEMGADAIHAALGEGDVSGEALGNWQAKYRGGVDSFRKLVYAFYSPEFSFAKFLKAHPQYHSNLVDILIGNVFRPGVDEIFDAMGDISPQTAV; translated from the coding sequence ATGGCTGACGATTGGAAATTTTGTAAGGCCACTGCTGGCAGCGACGCGTTCTGTCCCCCGGTGGAGGATGCGTACGATGTGATCGTCGTTGGCGGCGGTCCTGCGGGGGCAACGGTGGCAACTTTGTTGGCCGAGTTTGGTCACAGCGTGGTGCTGTTTGAACGGGCCGGGCAGCAGCGGTTTCATGTGGGGGAATCGCTGATTCCCGAGACGTACTGGACGCTGGAGCGGTTGGGGCTGATTGATCAATTGCAGGCCAGCGCCTTTACCAAAAAGTACAGTGTGCAGTTCGTCAACGAAAACAATCAGGAATCGGCCCCGTTTTATTTTGACAAACATAACCCGCACGAGTCGTCGCAGACGTGGCAAGTGGTCCGGGCGGAATTCGACCGTATGTTGTTGGAGAACGCTGTCAAAAAAGGTGCGGTCATCCATTCAGCTGCGCAGGTTCAAGATGTTCGTTTTGACGGCGAACGTGCTGTGGGCGTGCGCGTGAAATTGGCGGGGGAGGATGATCCGCGAAACGTCTCAGCCAAGGTAGTGGTCGACGCCACGGGACAATCAGCGTTTCTGGCCAGTCGGTTGAAACTGAAAGTGCCCGATCCCAAGCTGAAAATGGGGACGGTCTGGTCCTATTTCCGGAATGCGCGCCGCGATCCGGGACGCGACGAGGGGGCGACGTTGATTATTCAGACGCCCGGCAAGAAAAGTTGGTTTTGGTATATTCCTTTGCCCGACAATATCGTCAGCGTCGGTTGCACGGGGACGATGGAATATATGTTCGCTGCTGGGCGGGGTTCCGCTGCGGACGTTTTCACCCAAGAGGCAGAGCGGTCGACGGCCATTACCGCTCGGCTGGCGGAGTCGACGCGTTGTGACGACTTTCACACGACCAAAGATTTTAGCTATTCGTCGCGGCAAGGCGCCGGTGATGGTTGGATGTTGGTGGGAGATGCACTGGGATTCATCGATCCGGTTTATTCCAGCGGCGTGTATCTGGCACTCAAATCGGGTGAGATGGGAGCCGACGCGATCCATGCGGCACTAGGAGAGGGAGATGTGAGCGGCGAGGCGTTGGGAAACTGGCAGGCAAAATATCGCGGCGGCGTGGATTCATTCCGTAAATTGGTGTATGCCTTTTATTCGCCCGAATTCAGTTTTGCCAAATTTCTCAAGGCGCATCCTCAGTATCATTCGAATCTGGTGGACATCCTCATTGGCAATGTGTTCAGGCCGGGAGTGGATGAGATCTTCGACGCCATGGGAGACATCAGTCCGCAGACAGCTGTTTGA